One Herbaspirillum rubrisubalbicans genomic window carries:
- a CDS encoding tetratricopeptide repeat protein, translating to MRQQANASLILLQKALALHQKGDLAPAEELYKKVLAKLPKHFEANYLYGMLKLHQEDWEAAEAQLAHAIELNPDHPDTYFDHAGALVHLGRDDEAVQRYDQILTHNPAFTDALLARGAALRRLKRSREALADFERAVALAPDNADAWFQLGNSQHEHYGYRDARASYERAVALRPDFIEAWFNLGNTCKDSYQFEEALRAYDRAIQEQPDFFEAQSNRGYVLFKMQRPMEALEAYDRALALDDSSPDLWFNRGSTLEQLYRFNEATECYRRARELKPDANSATWNDALLKLRQGDFANGWKAFESRWATEQMRAQVRHFLQPLWLGEQSLQGKTILIHAEQGFGDTLQFVRYLPRVAALGARVILEVPPALLRLLAKVPGAAEVISSEQFLRPGFDYHCPLMSLPLACQSLSEADIPRAPYLLPEADAWAGWLQRLPHNRALRVGLVWAGSSAQTHPEAVRIDEQRSLPFAALAPVVELAREHSRLEFYSVQMGEAAVAQLRAHPLSAHVRDCSPELHDFADTSGLVANLDLLISVDTSVCHLAGALGKPVWLLNRVNTCWRWQLERSDTPWYPSFTIFRQTQATDWSEVIAQVRAALQQQLA from the coding sequence ATGCGTCAGCAAGCCAACGCCTCACTCATCCTGCTGCAAAAAGCCCTTGCCCTGCATCAAAAAGGTGACCTGGCTCCCGCCGAAGAGCTCTACAAGAAAGTCCTGGCTAAGCTGCCCAAGCATTTCGAGGCCAATTACCTCTACGGTATGCTCAAGCTGCACCAGGAAGACTGGGAAGCGGCCGAGGCGCAACTGGCCCATGCCATCGAACTCAATCCTGATCACCCGGATACCTATTTCGACCATGCCGGCGCGCTGGTCCACCTGGGCCGCGATGACGAAGCGGTGCAACGCTACGATCAGATCCTGACGCACAACCCGGCCTTTACAGACGCCCTGCTGGCACGCGGCGCAGCATTGCGTCGCCTCAAGCGCAGCCGCGAAGCGCTGGCCGACTTCGAGCGCGCTGTCGCGCTGGCCCCGGACAATGCCGATGCCTGGTTCCAGCTGGGCAACAGCCAGCACGAGCATTACGGCTATCGTGACGCCCGCGCCAGCTATGAACGCGCCGTCGCGCTGCGCCCCGATTTCATCGAAGCCTGGTTCAACCTCGGCAATACCTGCAAGGACAGCTACCAGTTCGAGGAAGCCCTGCGTGCCTATGATCGCGCAATCCAGGAGCAACCGGACTTCTTCGAAGCCCAGTCCAACCGCGGCTATGTACTCTTCAAGATGCAGCGCCCGATGGAAGCCCTGGAAGCCTATGACCGCGCCCTGGCGCTGGACGATAGCTCGCCGGACCTGTGGTTCAACCGCGGCTCCACGCTGGAGCAGTTGTATCGCTTCAACGAAGCTACCGAATGCTATCGCCGCGCCCGCGAACTCAAGCCCGACGCCAACTCGGCTACCTGGAACGATGCCCTGCTGAAATTGCGCCAGGGAGATTTCGCCAATGGCTGGAAAGCCTTCGAAAGCCGCTGGGCCACCGAGCAGATGCGCGCCCAGGTGCGCCACTTCCTACAACCGCTGTGGCTGGGCGAGCAATCGCTGCAGGGCAAGACCATCCTGATCCATGCCGAACAAGGCTTTGGCGACACCCTGCAGTTCGTGCGCTACCTGCCGCGCGTGGCGGCCCTGGGCGCGCGCGTGATCCTGGAAGTGCCGCCGGCGCTGCTGCGCCTGCTGGCCAAGGTACCTGGCGCGGCCGAAGTCATCAGCAGCGAACAATTCCTGCGTCCGGGCTTCGACTATCACTGCCCGTTGATGAGCTTGCCGCTGGCCTGCCAAAGCTTGAGCGAAGCCGACATCCCGCGCGCCCCTTATCTGCTGCCCGAGGCCGACGCCTGGGCCGGCTGGCTGCAGCGCCTGCCGCATAACCGGGCCCTGCGCGTGGGCCTGGTGTGGGCCGGCAGCTCGGCCCAGACCCACCCGGAGGCAGTGCGCATCGACGAGCAGCGCTCGCTGCCCTTCGCAGCATTGGCACCAGTGGTGGAACTGGCACGCGAGCATTCCCGACTGGAGTTCTATTCGGTGCAGATGGGCGAGGCGGCAGTGGCGCAATTGCGCGCCCATCCACTATCGGCCCACGTGCGCGATTGCTCGCCAGAACTGCACGACTTTGCCGATACGTCGGGGCTGGTCGCCAACCTCGACCTGCTCATCAGCGTGGACACCTCGGTATGCCACCTGGCCGGTGCACTGGGCAAGCCGGTGTGGCTGCTCAACCGCGTCAACACCTGCTGGCGCTGGCAACTGGAGCGCAGCGATACGCCTTGGTATCCCAGCTTCACGATCTTCCGCCAGACCCAGGCCACGGACTGGAGCGAGGTCATTGCCCAGGTGCGCGCGGCACTGCAACAACAGCTGGCATAG
- a CDS encoding glucokinase gives MQAPTASPLNAHAGGPRLLADIGGTNARFALETAPGKIEQVQVLRGADYREFTDAVQAYLKLAGHPPVRHAAVAIANPVQGDQIKMTNHDWAFSIEAARQLLGFELLLVVNDFTALSMAVPQLRTDELQQIGGGAPKAEQPVGLVGAGTGLGVGGLVRGDGHWLPLASEGGHVAFAPANAREAAVLAYAWQFHEHVSAERLVSGPGLEFIHRALLAIDGHATAELKAAEIVERALRQGEALCQETLDLFCSMLGTVAADLALTLGALGGIYIGGGVVPHLGDYFARSPFRARFENKGRMSALTKAIPTYVITAEYPAFTGVSAILADRLDPHE, from the coding sequence ATGCAAGCCCCCACTGCCTCCCCCCTCAACGCCCATGCCGGCGGGCCGCGCCTGCTGGCCGACATCGGCGGCACCAACGCCCGTTTCGCGCTGGAAACTGCGCCCGGCAAGATCGAACAAGTGCAGGTGCTGCGTGGTGCCGACTACCGTGAATTCACCGATGCCGTACAAGCCTACCTGAAGCTGGCCGGCCATCCCCCGGTCAGACATGCGGCCGTCGCCATCGCCAATCCGGTGCAGGGTGACCAAATCAAGATGACCAACCATGACTGGGCCTTTTCCATTGAAGCGGCGCGCCAACTGCTGGGTTTCGAGCTGCTGCTGGTGGTCAATGACTTCACCGCGCTATCGATGGCGGTGCCGCAACTGCGCACCGATGAGCTGCAGCAGATCGGCGGTGGTGCGCCCAAAGCCGAGCAGCCAGTGGGCCTGGTGGGAGCCGGCACCGGACTGGGCGTGGGCGGGCTGGTGCGGGGCGATGGCCATTGGCTGCCGCTGGCCAGCGAAGGCGGCCATGTCGCCTTCGCTCCGGCCAATGCGCGCGAAGCAGCGGTGCTGGCCTATGCCTGGCAATTCCATGAACACGTCTCGGCCGAACGACTGGTCTCCGGCCCCGGCCTGGAATTCATCCACCGTGCGCTGCTGGCCATCGATGGTCATGCCACAGCCGAGCTCAAGGCCGCCGAGATCGTCGAACGCGCCTTGCGACAAGGCGAAGCCCTCTGCCAGGAAACCCTGGACCTGTTCTGCAGTATGCTGGGCACGGTGGCTGCCGACCTGGCGCTGACCCTGGGCGCGCTGGGCGGCATCTATATCGGCGGCGGCGTGGTGCCGCATCTGGGCGACTACTTCGCCCGCTCGCCTTTCCGCGCCCGCTTCGAGAACAAGGGGCGCATGTCGGCACTGACCAAGGCCATTCCGACCTATGTGATCACGGCAGAATATCCGGCCTTCACAGGCGTGTCCGCGATCCTCGCCGATCGCCTGGATCCGCACGAGTAA
- the ubiD gene encoding 4-hydroxy-3-polyprenylbenzoate decarboxylase, whose amino-acid sequence MKYTDLRDFISKLQQKGELKRVSHPVSSRLEMTEIADRTLRAEGPALLFEQVDQKNIPVLANLFGTPHRVALGMGAQSISELRRIGHLLARLKEPEPPKGIKDVLDLGGLVKSLWDMAPKERSSAPCQDVVWEGQDVDLSRLPIQHCWPGDIAPLITWGLVITKGPHKKRQNLGIYRQQVLGPNKVIMRWLAHRGGALDFREHCIAHPGQPYPVVVALGADPATILGAVTPVPDSLSEYQFAGLLRGSRTELVKAMGSDLRVPASAEIVLEGHIYPDEHHASGFEHALEGPYGDHTGYYNEQDWFPVFTIDRITMRRDAIYHSTYTGKPPDEPAVLGVALNEVFVPLLQKQFAEITDFYLPPEGCSYRMAVVQMKKSYAGHAKRVMFGVWSFLRQFMYTKFIVVVDEDVDIRDWKEVIWAITTRVDPVRDTVLVDNTPIDYLDFASPISGLGSKMGIDATNKWPGETNREWGTPIVMSDEVKKRVDTIWKDLGI is encoded by the coding sequence ATGAAATACACCGATTTACGAGATTTTATTTCCAAATTGCAACAAAAAGGAGAGCTGAAACGCGTCTCGCATCCGGTTTCGTCCCGTCTGGAAATGACTGAAATTGCCGATCGCACCCTGCGGGCCGAAGGTCCGGCGCTTCTTTTTGAGCAGGTCGACCAGAAAAATATCCCCGTTCTCGCGAATCTTTTCGGTACTCCCCATCGTGTGGCCCTGGGTATGGGGGCGCAAAGCATCAGTGAGTTGCGTCGCATCGGCCATCTGCTGGCCCGCCTGAAGGAGCCGGAACCGCCCAAGGGCATCAAGGATGTGCTGGACCTGGGCGGGCTGGTGAAGTCGCTGTGGGACATGGCACCCAAGGAGCGTAGCTCAGCACCCTGCCAGGATGTGGTGTGGGAGGGCCAGGACGTGGACTTGTCGCGCCTGCCGATCCAGCACTGCTGGCCGGGCGACATCGCTCCGTTGATCACCTGGGGTCTGGTCATCACCAAGGGGCCGCACAAGAAACGCCAGAATCTGGGCATCTATCGCCAACAGGTGCTGGGCCCCAACAAGGTCATCATGCGCTGGCTAGCCCATCGGGGCGGGGCGCTGGATTTCCGCGAGCACTGCATCGCCCATCCGGGCCAGCCTTATCCGGTGGTGGTGGCATTGGGTGCCGATCCGGCCACTATATTAGGAGCGGTCACGCCGGTGCCCGATAGTTTGTCCGAATACCAGTTCGCTGGTCTCTTGCGCGGCAGTCGCACCGAACTGGTCAAGGCCATGGGTAGCGACTTGCGGGTACCGGCCTCGGCCGAGATCGTGCTGGAAGGGCATATCTACCCGGATGAACATCATGCCTCCGGTTTCGAGCACGCGCTGGAAGGTCCGTATGGCGACCACACCGGTTATTACAATGAACAGGACTGGTTCCCGGTCTTCACCATTGACCGCATCACCATGCGGCGCGATGCCATCTATCACTCCACCTACACCGGCAAGCCGCCCGATGAGCCGGCGGTGCTGGGTGTGGCGTTGAATGAAGTTTTCGTCCCCTTGCTGCAGAAGCAGTTTGCCGAAATCACTGATTTTTACTTGCCTCCAGAGGGATGCAGCTATCGCATGGCGGTAGTGCAGATGAAGAAATCTTACGCCGGCCACGCCAAGCGGGTGATGTTCGGCGTGTGGAGTTTCCTGCGCCAGTTCATGTACACCAAGTTCATCGTGGTGGTGGATGAGGATGTCGACATCCGCGATTGGAAGGAAGTGATCTGGGCCATCACCACCCGGGTGGATCCGGTGCGCGATACGGTGCTGGTGGATAACACGCCCATCGATTACCTGGACTTCGCCTCGCCCATCAGCGGGCTGGGCAGCAAGATGGGTATCGACGCCACCAACAAGTGGCCCGGTGAAACCAATCGCGAATGGGGTACGCCCATCGTCATGAGCGATGAGGTGAAAAAACGCGTCGATACCATCTGGAAGGATCTGGGGATTTAA
- a CDS encoding lytic transglycosylase domain-containing protein, whose protein sequence is MSNQASEAPLSGAPQMVRRVNFRNLSGNPRIAQFFGIAHRLLTMAGIAALFVLGLMFFNPDLADRLISMSPFSDAPEEVQEADAPATPALADLMAPTTPVASVNALAGAAVAGSVQSAVATQPQHQTQALTPEERQLLGNPRQQKLVTNWLAKRYRVASDAADMLVSAAYLTARDIKLDPLLILSVIAIESRFNPFAESPMGAQGLMQVMAKVHHDKFQELGGIKAALNPVANIRVGSQILKEYVTRGGSVEAGLKSYVGAADMSNDGGYGIKVLSEYQNLKQVAMGKNVSIYTTATVKLPAASGVSASAEQPKPASNNVAAAAKPKTEEQLAAL, encoded by the coding sequence ATGTCCAACCAAGCTTCCGAGGCGCCCTTATCAGGCGCCCCGCAGATGGTTCGCCGCGTGAATTTCCGGAATCTTTCCGGGAACCCACGCATTGCTCAATTTTTCGGCATCGCCCATCGTCTGCTGACGATGGCAGGGATTGCCGCGCTGTTCGTGCTGGGCCTGATGTTCTTCAACCCCGACCTGGCCGACAGGCTCATCAGCATGTCGCCCTTCTCGGATGCACCGGAAGAGGTCCAGGAAGCCGATGCACCGGCCACCCCGGCGCTGGCCGACCTGATGGCGCCCACCACCCCGGTGGCATCGGTCAATGCCTTAGCCGGTGCGGCCGTGGCAGGTTCGGTGCAGTCGGCCGTGGCAACCCAGCCGCAGCACCAGACCCAGGCGCTCACGCCTGAAGAACGCCAGTTGCTGGGCAATCCGCGCCAGCAAAAGCTGGTCACCAACTGGCTGGCCAAGCGCTATCGCGTGGCCAGCGACGCGGCCGACATGCTGGTCTCGGCGGCCTACCTGACGGCGCGCGACATCAAGCTTGATCCGCTGCTGATCCTGTCGGTGATCGCCATCGAATCGCGTTTCAATCCCTTCGCCGAAAGTCCGATGGGTGCGCAGGGCCTGATGCAGGTGATGGCCAAGGTACACCACGACAAGTTCCAGGAACTGGGTGGCATCAAAGCTGCCTTGAATCCCGTGGCCAATATCCGCGTGGGTTCGCAGATCCTGAAGGAATACGTCACCCGTGGCGGTTCAGTGGAAGCCGGCCTGAAGAGCTACGTGGGCGCCGCTGACATGAGCAATGATGGCGGTTATGGCATCAAGGTCTTGTCCGAATACCAGAACCTGAAGCAAGTGGCGATGGGCAAGAACGTCTCGATCTACACCACCGCCACCGTGAAGCTGCCTGCGGCCTCGGGCGTCTCGGCCAGCGCCGAACAACCCAAGCCGGCCAGCAACAATGTGGCTGCGGCGGCCAAGCCCAAGACCGAAGAACAACTCGCCGCGCTGTAA
- a CDS encoding IS1182 family transposase, protein MLKKPTAAQHELEMVTIEMLVPKDHLLRKIDAAVDFEFIREKVAHLYCADNGRPALDPVVLFKLLFIGYLFGIRSERQLIREVQVNVAYRWFAGFRLTDKVPDSSTFSQNRRRRFIDTTVYQEIFDEIVRQAIGRGMVDGRVLYSDSTHLKANANKNKFDYVQVTQTPSAYLAELDAAVDIDRAEHGKKPLKRDDDDEPPTKEIKVSRTDPESGYMVRDDKPKGFFYLDHRTVDAKHSIITDTHVTPASVHDSQPYLARLDRQRQTFGFDVQAVGLDAGYFTPAVCQGLENREISGVMGYRTPNHKPGTFFKRAYEYDAYRDEYICPQGQPLRYSTTNRLGYREYKSNPEQCRGCKVREQCTNSANAVKVVTRHVWERSKEKVDDRRRTEWGKRIYARRKETVERSFADAKQLHGHRYARMRGLRKVAEQCLLAAAAQNMKKIALLVARLRALLHGLSASASVQKWLQRKMRALLGFCAIDHLQITCA, encoded by the coding sequence ATGCTCAAAAAACCGACAGCCGCCCAGCACGAGTTAGAGATGGTGACCATCGAGATGCTCGTGCCCAAGGACCACCTGCTGCGCAAGATCGACGCGGCGGTGGATTTCGAGTTCATCCGAGAGAAGGTGGCGCATCTGTATTGCGCCGACAATGGCCGCCCGGCACTGGACCCGGTGGTACTCTTCAAGCTCTTGTTCATCGGTTACCTCTTCGGTATCCGCAGCGAGCGCCAGCTCATCCGCGAGGTCCAGGTCAATGTGGCCTATCGCTGGTTTGCCGGATTCCGTCTGACCGACAAGGTACCGGACTCATCCACCTTCTCCCAGAACCGGCGCCGCCGCTTCATTGATACCACCGTCTATCAAGAGATCTTCGACGAGATCGTGCGCCAGGCCATTGGACGCGGCATGGTCGATGGCCGTGTGCTCTACAGCGACAGCACCCACCTCAAGGCCAACGCCAACAAGAACAAGTTCGACTACGTTCAAGTTACCCAGACCCCCTCGGCCTATCTGGCCGAACTGGATGCCGCTGTGGATATCGACCGTGCCGAGCATGGCAAGAAACCGCTCAAGCGTGACGACGATGATGAGCCGCCCACCAAAGAGATCAAGGTCAGTCGCACCGATCCCGAGAGCGGCTACATGGTGCGCGACGACAAGCCCAAGGGCTTCTTCTACCTGGATCACCGCACCGTCGATGCCAAGCATTCCATCATTACCGATACCCATGTCACGCCCGCCTCAGTCCATGACAGTCAGCCTTATCTGGCACGCCTGGATCGTCAGCGCCAGACGTTCGGATTTGATGTACAGGCCGTTGGCCTGGATGCGGGCTACTTCACACCGGCCGTCTGCCAGGGACTGGAGAATCGCGAGATCAGCGGCGTGATGGGCTACCGCACACCCAACCACAAGCCGGGGACATTCTTTAAACGGGCGTATGAGTACGATGCCTACCGTGACGAATACATCTGCCCGCAGGGTCAACCCTTGCGCTACAGCACGACCAATCGACTCGGGTATCGGGAATACAAATCCAACCCTGAGCAATGCCGAGGCTGCAAGGTACGCGAGCAATGCACCAATAGCGCCAATGCGGTCAAGGTGGTGACGCGCCATGTGTGGGAGCGTTCCAAGGAGAAGGTGGATGATCGGCGTCGTACCGAATGGGGCAAGCGCATCTATGCCCGACGCAAGGAAACGGTAGAACGCAGCTTCGCCGACGCCAAGCAATTGCACGGACATCGTTATGCCCGTATGCGGGGATTGCGCAAGGTCGCCGAGCAGTGCTTGTTGGCGGCGGCGGCCCAGAACATGAAGAAGATTGCCCTGTTGGTGGCGCGCTTGCGCGCGCTTTTACACGGTTTGAGCGCCTCTGCCAGCGTACAAAAGTGGCTACAGCGAAAAATGCGCGCCTTGCTTGGCTTCTGCGCCATCGACCATCTGCAAATTACCTGCGCCTGA
- a CDS encoding pyridoxal phosphate-dependent aminotransferase has product MNLNQLASRLQHIAPFHVMELSKKADILAQQGRDLIHMGIGEPDFTAPPAVVEAATRAMAEGKMQYTSATGLPALRQAISDHYRSVYGLEIAPERIVITAGASAALLLACAALVERDSEVLMPDPSYPCNRHFVAAFEGRAKLIASGPEHRFQLSAQMVREHWGERTRGVLLASPSNPTGTSIAPDELRAILGEVRQRGGFTIVDEIYQGLSYEGAPFSALSLGEDVVVINSFSKYFNMTGWRLGWLVLPPALVPQVEKLAQNLLICASSIAQHAAVACFTPETIAVYEARKAEFKRRRDYIVPALESLGFSVPVVPDGAFYVYADCSALCDDADQLSLDMLNEAGVVLVPGLDFGPFTARRYIRLSYATSMEKLQEAVARLRVFFAERKKAA; this is encoded by the coding sequence ATGAACCTGAATCAACTTGCTTCACGTTTGCAGCACATCGCTCCCTTCCACGTGATGGAATTGTCCAAGAAGGCTGACATCCTGGCCCAGCAGGGACGCGACCTGATCCACATGGGGATCGGCGAACCCGATTTCACGGCGCCACCCGCCGTAGTCGAGGCGGCCACCCGCGCCATGGCCGAGGGCAAGATGCAATACACCTCGGCCACCGGCCTGCCGGCATTGCGCCAGGCCATTTCGGACCATTACCGCAGCGTCTATGGCCTGGAGATCGCGCCTGAGCGTATCGTCATCACCGCTGGTGCGTCGGCGGCCTTGCTGCTGGCCTGTGCCGCATTGGTCGAGCGCGACAGCGAAGTGTTGATGCCCGACCCCAGCTATCCCTGCAACCGCCATTTCGTGGCGGCCTTCGAGGGCCGGGCCAAGCTCATCGCCAGTGGCCCGGAACATCGCTTCCAGCTATCGGCGCAGATGGTGCGCGAGCACTGGGGTGAGCGCACGCGTGGCGTGCTGCTGGCCTCGCCCTCCAATCCCACCGGTACCTCCATTGCCCCCGACGAGCTACGCGCCATTCTCGGTGAAGTGCGCCAGCGCGGCGGCTTTACCATCGTCGATGAGATCTACCAGGGCTTGTCCTATGAAGGCGCACCGTTCTCGGCGCTGTCGCTGGGCGAGGATGTGGTGGTCATCAACAGCTTCTCCAAGTATTTCAATATGACCGGCTGGCGCCTGGGCTGGCTGGTGTTGCCGCCGGCCTTGGTGCCGCAGGTCGAGAAGCTGGCGCAGAACCTGTTGATCTGTGCTTCCTCGATTGCCCAGCACGCCGCCGTGGCCTGCTTCACTCCCGAGACCATCGCCGTCTATGAAGCGCGCAAGGCCGAGTTCAAGCGTCGTCGCGACTACATCGTGCCGGCGCTGGAAAGCCTGGGCTTTAGCGTGCCGGTGGTACCGGATGGCGCCTTCTATGTGTATGCCGATTGCAGCGCCCTGTGCGACGATGCCGACCAGCTGAGCCTGGACATGCTCAATGAAGCTGGCGTGGTGCTGGTGCCGGGGCTGGATTTCGGTCCCTTCACGGCGCGCCGCTATATCCGCCTGTCCTATGCCACGTCGATGGAAAAGCTGCAGGAAGCCGTGGCCCGTCTGCGGGTGTTTTTTGCCGAGCGCAAGAAGGCGGCCTGA
- the nusB gene encoding transcription antitermination factor NusB, whose protein sequence is MSNKSQHANSNKNRTPRHRAREFALQGLYQWLLNHEDAGAIEAHIRQAHGFDKADAEHFDTLLTGAIRDADKLRAGLSPLIDRPIKELSPVEHAALLIGAYELQNHIEIPYKVVINEAVELAKSFGGIDGHKYVNGVLDRFAAQTRATEVEAAGRR, encoded by the coding sequence ATGTCGAACAAATCTCAACACGCCAATTCGAACAAGAACCGCACCCCGCGTCACCGCGCCCGCGAGTTCGCGTTGCAGGGCTTGTACCAATGGCTGCTCAATCACGAGGACGCGGGTGCCATCGAAGCCCATATCCGCCAAGCCCACGGTTTCGACAAGGCCGACGCCGAGCACTTCGATACCTTGCTCACCGGTGCCATTCGTGACGCCGACAAGCTGCGTGCCGGCCTGTCGCCGCTGATTGATCGTCCCATCAAGGAACTCTCGCCGGTGGAACACGCCGCCTTGCTCATCGGTGCCTACGAGCTGCAGAACCACATCGAGATCCCCTACAAGGTGGTCATCAACGAAGCCGTGGAACTGGCCAAGTCCTTTGGCGGCATCGATGGTCACAAGTACGTCAATGGCGTGTTGGACCGGTTCGCGGCCCAGACCCGTGCCACTGAAGTGGAAGCGGCCGGTCGTCGTTAA
- the ribH gene encoding 6,7-dimethyl-8-ribityllumazine synthase, producing MTIGTYDPDLNGESLRIGIVQARFNEDVCHGLLAACLAELKHLGVADEDILHVTVPGALEIPLALQKMAETEQFDALIALGAVIRGETYHFELVSNESGAGITRIGLDFGLPIANAVLTTENDEQAEVRMAEKGADAARVAVEMANLSIVLEELGQATEEE from the coding sequence ATGACCATCGGAACCTACGACCCAGACCTCAATGGCGAAAGCTTGCGCATCGGTATCGTGCAGGCGCGCTTCAATGAAGACGTCTGCCATGGCCTGCTGGCCGCCTGCCTGGCCGAACTGAAGCACCTGGGCGTGGCCGATGAAGACATCCTGCACGTGACCGTGCCCGGCGCGCTGGAAATCCCGCTGGCGCTGCAGAAGATGGCCGAGACCGAACAGTTCGACGCCCTGATCGCGCTGGGCGCGGTCATCCGTGGCGAGACCTATCACTTCGAGCTGGTCTCCAACGAATCCGGCGCCGGCATCACCCGCATCGGCCTGGACTTCGGTCTGCCCATTGCCAACGCCGTGCTCACTACCGAGAACGATGAACAGGCCGAAGTGCGCATGGCCGAGAAGGGCGCCGATGCCGCCCGCGTGGCCGTGGAAATGGCCAACCTGTCCATCGTGCTGGAAGAACTCGGTCAGGCCACCGAAGAAGAATAA
- the ribBA gene encoding bifunctional 3,4-dihydroxy-2-butanone-4-phosphate synthase/GTP cyclohydrolase II, with amino-acid sequence MPLATTEEIVAELRAGRMVILVDEEDRENEGDLVLATDFVTPEAINFMVTHARGLVCLTLTEEHVDQLDLPLMASRNGTAYGTNFTVSIEAAEGVTTGISAADRARTIQVAASKGAKPSDLVQPGHIFPLRAQKGGVLMRAGHTEAGCDLTAMAGLTPASVICEILKDDGTMARLPDLLEFAQKHKLKIGTIADLIHYRSRNESIIERVAEREMQTAHGSFKAIAYRDTPSGGAHLALVHGDIQPGRETLVRVHQPVSILDLLEAGVTTHSWNLAAAMQAVQAAESGVIVLLNCEESAQQMFDQFGALNKVGTPAAAKPARADRMDLRTYGIGAQILKDLGVCKMKLLASPRKMPSMTGFQLEVTGYQTREGA; translated from the coding sequence ATGCCACTTGCTACAACCGAAGAAATCGTCGCCGAACTCCGTGCTGGTCGCATGGTGATCCTGGTCGATGAAGAAGACCGCGAAAACGAAGGTGACCTGGTCCTGGCCACCGATTTCGTCACGCCCGAAGCCATCAACTTCATGGTCACCCATGCGCGTGGCCTGGTCTGCCTGACCCTGACCGAGGAACATGTCGACCAGCTCGACCTGCCGCTCATGGCCAGCCGCAACGGCACGGCTTACGGCACCAATTTCACGGTCTCCATCGAAGCCGCCGAAGGCGTGACCACCGGTATTTCCGCCGCCGACCGCGCGCGCACCATCCAGGTGGCCGCCTCCAAGGGCGCCAAGCCGTCGGATCTGGTGCAGCCGGGCCACATCTTCCCGCTGCGTGCGCAGAAGGGCGGGGTGCTCATGCGCGCCGGCCATACCGAGGCCGGGTGCGACCTGACCGCCATGGCCGGCCTGACTCCGGCGTCCGTGATCTGCGAGATCCTGAAGGACGACGGCACCATGGCCCGCCTGCCGGATCTGCTGGAATTCGCCCAGAAGCACAAGCTGAAAATCGGTACCATCGCCGACCTGATCCATTACCGTAGCCGCAACGAGAGCATCATCGAACGCGTGGCCGAGCGCGAGATGCAGACCGCCCATGGCAGCTTCAAGGCCATCGCCTATCGCGATACGCCCTCCGGTGGCGCCCACCTGGCGCTGGTGCACGGTGACATCCAGCCGGGCAGGGAAACCCTGGTGCGCGTGCACCAGCCGGTGTCGATCCTGGACTTGCTGGAAGCGGGCGTGACCACCCACTCCTGGAACCTGGCTGCGGCCATGCAGGCCGTGCAGGCCGCCGAGTCCGGTGTGATCGTGCTGCTCAACTGCGAGGAATCGGCACAGCAGATGTTCGACCAGTTCGGTGCGTTGAACAAGGTCGGCACACCCGCCGCCGCCAAGCCCGCCCGCGCCGACCGCATGGACCTGCGCACCTACGGCATCGGCGCCCAGATCCTGAAAGACCTGGGGGTATGCAAGATGAAGCTCTTGGCCAGCCCGCGCAAGATGCCCTCGATGACCGGCTTCCAGCTCGAAGTGACCGGTTACCAGACGCGCGAAGGCGCGTGA